DNA from Acidobacteriota bacterium:
TAATCCTGCAATGGTTGTCAGGAACAGAGGAGTCATGAATCGTTCCATTGTGATCTGATCCTCGATTTTTCCTCGGCGATTATGGCATAGTTTTCGGTAGGATAATAGCCAATTTATGAAAATGATGTCATCCGGCCGGGCGATGGCGTCGATCCACATGCAGGCGAAGATGGTGATGAATAGCTTCAGAGGCGATCCTTTCTATTTCTCTGATTTCCGCTATAATTGCGATTCATATGAGAAAGAAGTGACGGAGATTAGAATGGTTCTACAGATAGATGGATGGAATCATGAAGAATAATGCTCTGAAAGGAATCGGGATCAATATCGTCATCCTGGGTGTGGTGAGCTTTTTGAACGATGTCAGCAGCGAGATGATTCTTCCGATTCTGCCGATGTTCATCACCGCGCTAGGCGGGGGAGGGATCATTATCGGTCTGACCAGTGGCGCCATGGAGAGCGTTTCAAGCATTCTGAAAGTGCTCTGTGGATACTGGTCGGACAGGAGCGGGAGGAGGAAGGTCTTCGTCTTATCGGGCTATCTTACATCGGCCTTCTTCAAACTCCTTCTCTCAGTCTCGACGGTCTGGCAGCAGGTCTTCATCTTTTCCGGATTGGAAAGAGTTGGCAAAGGGCTGAGGACATCACCCAGAGACGCCATCATTGCCGATTCAATGCCGAAGGAGAGGGGGAAGGGATTCGGCATCCACAGGGCATTCGACAGTGCGGGCGCAATTCTTGGTTCAATCGTGGCTTTCTTCCTCATCTGGTATTCCGGGCTGCAGTTCAAGATGATCATACTAATTGCCGCCCTGCTGGCTTTCTTCTCGGTCATCCCTCTCTGGTTCGTAAGGGAACCGCAAGAGGAAAAACGGAATATCAGTCTTAGACTAAGCCTCAAGAGCCTTCCCGCTCCTCTGAAGCTCTATCTCAACATCGCCGGTCTCTTCACTTTCGCCAATTTCAGCTACATGTTCTTCCTGTTGAAAGCAAGGGGCTCATTCAGTGATGAGTGGTCAACCAGTGGGCCGATCCTTCTTTACGTACTCTTCAACGTTTTCTACACCCTCTTCGCCATCCCTTTCGGCATGCTCTCGGATAAGATTGGTAGAAGGCGATCTCTGATCATCGGGTACCTGCTCTTTGCCCTGACTTCTATAGGTTTTGCTACGTTCAGTTCCATTGGGGCGTTTATCTTCCTCTTTCCTCTCTATGGAATTGCGAATGCAGCGGTGGATGGCAATCAGCGGGCATTCGCCTCGGATCTTGCCCCGAAAGAGCTACGCGCAACGGTCCTCGGAACCTTCCACACAACCATCGGCCTGCTCGCCATTGTTACTGGATTTCTTGCAGGGATCATATGGGAAAAAATCTCGCCCGAAGGGACTTTCCTTTACGCCAGCCTCCTGGCTCTGCTGTCGTCTCTCATTTTTGTCGCTACCGGAAGATACTTTAAAGGATGCGAAGCCTCCCGATAATGGCAGCAAATGCTTTCTTTCAGGAAATGATGATCAGGAAGTTGTATCGGATTGTGATTCAGAATGGCGGAGAGAGTGGGATTCGAACCCACGGTACGGTTACCCGCACACACGCTTTCCAAGCGTGCTCCTTCAGCCTCTCGGACATCTCTCCGCTGGCTTCATCATTGCTTCAAACGCGCTCGAATTATATCACGCTCGAAAATCACTGCTAAAGGAGAGTGAGGCGGTTGAAGTCCTGATAAAAGACTGGATAAGATATTGAAACACACTCTTCATTTTTGATGATCGAATCAGAATTGGCAATGGAAGCGGCGACGGTAAAGCACATCGCCAACCGGTGATCGCCATGGGGATTGAGGGTAGCTCCCTTCAACAATGTCGGGCCTTCGATGATGAATCCATCCTCAGTCGCCTCGATGCTGGCACCCATCTTGATCAGGCCCTCCACCAATGATCCAATGCGATCCGCTTCTTTCATACGAAGCTCCTCTGCTCCCCGTATGATAGTTTTGCCCTTCGCCTGCGTGGCAACGACGGCAAGAAGAGGGACTTCATCGATCATATACGGGACTTTATCGGCATCGATGACCACGGCGTTCAAACTTCCCCCGTTGATGAAGATCTTCCCGACAGGTTCTGGTGTCACATCATCCAGGTCCATTCTTATGCTCATTCCCATTGCTCGAAGGGCTTCCAGGAAGCCAAGCCGGGTTGGGTTCAGATTCACGTCGGATATCGTCAAACCCTTCCCCGGGCAAAGAGCGGCAAGAGCCATGAAGTATGCGGCTGAGGAGAAATCGCCGGGGATCTTCATCTTGAAGTTAGAGAGTTCAGAGGGGTTGATCCTGATTTCGCTGCCGCTATCGCTCCTTTTTATCAGGATGTCCGCCTCCATCATGTTCAACATCCTTTCAGTGTGGTCACGCGTAGGCCTGGGTTCGATGATAGTCGTGCCCCCCTTTGCCTTGAGACCGGCAAGAAGCAGAGCGGATTTGACCTGGGCGCTCGGCACGGGGAGTTTGTATCTCACACCGTGAAGATCCTGTCCTTTCAGATTGACGGGAAGATAGCCAAAGCGGTCGAGGTAAGTGATGCTGGCTCCCATCCTTTTCAGAGGGGAGATGACACGTTCCATGGGCCTGTTGGTCAGCGAGTCATCGCCGATGATCCTGATGAAAACTTTCTCAGGGGCAAGAAGCCCCATGATCATACGTGCCGTAGTTCCGGAATTCCTGCAGTCGATCGTGCATTCTTTCC
Protein-coding regions in this window:
- a CDS encoding MFS transporter, which gives rise to MKNNALKGIGINIVILGVVSFLNDVSSEMILPILPMFITALGGGGIIIGLTSGAMESVSSILKVLCGYWSDRSGRRKVFVLSGYLTSAFFKLLLSVSTVWQQVFIFSGLERVGKGLRTSPRDAIIADSMPKERGKGFGIHRAFDSAGAILGSIVAFFLIWYSGLQFKMIILIAALLAFFSVIPLWFVREPQEEKRNISLRLSLKSLPAPLKLYLNIAGLFTFANFSYMFFLLKARGSFSDEWSTSGPILLYVLFNVFYTLFAIPFGMLSDKIGRRRSLIIGYLLFALTSIGFATFSSIGAFIFLFPLYGIANAAVDGNQRAFASDLAPKELRATVLGTFHTTIGLLAIVTGFLAGIIWEKISPEGTFLYASLLALLSSLIFVATGRYFKGCEASR
- the aroA gene encoding 3-phosphoshikimate 1-carboxyvinyltransferase, translated to MIKISPVTKCEGMLIPPPDKSISHRALLLGAVAFGKSEIINLSSADDVQTTQKALMTLGKKIYDTKSSVTIEGKGFSEGKECTIDCRNSGTTARMIMGLLAPEKVFIRIIGDDSLTNRPMERVISPLKRMGASITYLDRFGYLPVNLKGQDLHGVRYKLPVPSAQVKSALLLAGLKAKGGTTIIEPRPTRDHTERMLNMMEADILIKRSDSGSEIRINPSELSNFKMKIPGDFSSAAYFMALAALCPGKGLTISDVNLNPTRLGFLEALRAMGMSIRMDLDDVTPEPVGKIFINGGSLNAVVIDADKVPYMIDEVPLLAVVATQAKGKTIIRGAEELRMKEADRIGSLVEGLIKMGASIEATEDGFIIEGPTLLKGATLNPHGDHRLAMCFTVAASIANSDSIIKNEECVSISYPVFYQDFNRLTLL